In Gracilibacillus salitolerans, the sequence TAACGCTAACAGGGAAGCAATTAAGAGATAAGGGGGAAGAATAATGAGAGTTCTTTCAACAGTAAAATTTACGGCAATCAGGATGCTTAGAAATTATATCGTTTTATTGCTACTCCTTGTCGTACCCATTATTTTGATCACCGTCTTTTCTTTTATTCTATCAGATTCTGTTACAGAGTTGGGAGAACCTTATATTAATGAAAATTCAATGACCATGGTGCTTGTGTTTCAACTGTTTGCTGGTTCTATTGTTATCTCTTATATTTATAACGACTTTTTTACAGAGTATAAAATTAGAATTTATTCTTTACCCTTTAATAGAGTAATGTATGCTTTCTCGATTATGATGTGTGGAACGTCTTTTTCGATATTTCTAGGGGTTATATTAATGACATACACGCAATTTGTTTTAGGGATTGTTTGGGAGAATTGGGTATGGACGATCTATATTATTTCTTTAATGGCCATTCTGTCTAGTATCGTCTGTTTAATCTTCACTTTCTCTGTAAAAAAGTTTAAAATAGCGGAACGATTGAGTGAAGTATATGGTGTTGGCTTTATTGTATTAGCGGGATTATTTTTCCCTATGCCTGAGAATGCATTTTTCGATTTTTTCGGGTCTTATGGTAATCCGCTGACATTATCGTTAGGTGCTATACATGAAATGAATCAATCTAATATAGGAGAGGCTTGGTTTCAAGCAAATATTCTTATAATAGCGATAGGTATCTTATTTATTGTAATGCTTATACTGGGTAGGAGGAGAATAGCGTGACGATTTTTCAGTTTGCCTTGAAAAGAAGCCTTCGTAATATAACAAATATCCTGTTACTCACTTTATTTCCAATTGCTTGTATTTTTTTACCCGAAGGTGAGGTTTGGCCGTTTATTCCCTAT encodes:
- a CDS encoding ABC transporter permease, which codes for MRVLSTVKFTAIRMLRNYIVLLLLLVVPIILITVFSFILSDSVTELGEPYINENSMTMVLVFQLFAGSIVISYIYNDFFTEYKIRIYSLPFNRVMYAFSIMMCGTSFSIFLGVILMTYTQFVLGIVWENWVWTIYIISLMAILSSIVCLIFTFSVKKFKIAERLSEVYGVGFIVLAGLFFPMPENAFFDFFGSYGNPLTLSLGAIHEMNQSNIGEAWFQANILIIAIGILFIVMLILGRRRIA